In a genomic window of Halococcus hamelinensis 100A6:
- a CDS encoding complex I subunit 4 family protein — protein MLIELLIALCLLGAVVVFLLPDEYAPFGGFVASLFPLVTSFVLWYGFDGSGNAFLQGGQLAYETDVEWISLGQYAVNWHVGLDGISMPLVVLSTVLTSLAIVTGWTPIDRQRSGFYALLLFLEAGLVGVFSTLDFFAFLVFWEAVLIPVYLLITVWGGPRREYAAIKFFVYTNVATLVMFIGFAALVFGLGDSVTSLDLPAVTQALRAGELGSLGGVGAGTLRLAAFAAMFFGFGMKMAVVPFHTWLPDAYTESPTPVTVVLAGIVTKMGTYAMLRFNFTMLPDIVEQYAQVIALFAVVTVIYGALLALSQHDLKRIVAYSSLPSMGFVLLGLVAYTPYGLSGATFQMVSHGLLSGLLFACVGVIYSATGTRMVGDMAGLAGRMPVTAAAFVAGSFGYMGLPFMSGFMGEYFIFQGAFDSFPGSPVFTAVAMFGIVLVAGYLLFAMQRALFGEFRVDGSSTVRRAAVHDLAPLVVLIACVIVLGSAPHLIFSMIADAVGPLLGGGL, from the coding sequence GTGCTGATCGAACTCCTGATCGCGCTCTGCCTCCTCGGCGCGGTGGTCGTCTTCCTCCTGCCCGACGAGTACGCGCCGTTTGGCGGCTTCGTCGCGAGCCTCTTCCCGCTGGTGACGAGCTTCGTGCTCTGGTACGGCTTCGACGGCTCGGGCAACGCCTTCCTCCAGGGTGGCCAGCTCGCCTACGAGACCGACGTCGAGTGGATCTCGCTCGGCCAGTACGCCGTGAACTGGCACGTCGGCCTCGACGGCATCAGCATGCCGCTCGTGGTGCTCTCGACGGTCCTCACCAGCCTCGCCATCGTCACCGGCTGGACGCCGATCGACCGTCAGCGCTCGGGTTTCTACGCCCTCCTCCTCTTCCTCGAAGCGGGGCTGGTTGGCGTGTTCAGCACGCTGGACTTCTTCGCCTTCCTCGTGTTCTGGGAGGCGGTGCTCATCCCGGTCTACCTCCTCATCACGGTCTGGGGCGGCCCTCGGCGGGAGTACGCCGCGATCAAGTTCTTCGTCTACACCAACGTCGCCACCCTCGTGATGTTCATCGGGTTCGCGGCGCTGGTGTTCGGCCTCGGGGACTCGGTGACGAGCCTCGACCTCCCCGCGGTCACCCAGGCGCTCCGCGCGGGTGAGCTCGGTTCGCTCGGCGGCGTGGGTGCGGGAACCCTCCGGCTCGCGGCGTTCGCCGCGATGTTCTTCGGGTTCGGGATGAAGATGGCGGTGGTGCCCTTCCACACTTGGCTCCCCGACGCCTACACCGAGTCGCCGACCCCGGTGACGGTGGTGCTCGCGGGGATCGTCACGAAGATGGGGACCTACGCCATGCTCCGATTCAACTTCACGATGCTGCCCGATATCGTCGAGCAGTACGCCCAGGTGATCGCGCTGTTCGCGGTCGTCACCGTGATTTACGGCGCGCTGCTCGCGCTCTCACAGCACGACTTGAAGCGGATCGTGGCCTACTCCTCGCTCCCCTCGATGGGCTTCGTGCTGCTCGGGCTCGTCGCCTACACGCCCTACGGCCTCTCGGGGGCGACCTTCCAGATGGTCTCTCATGGCCTGCTCTCGGGGCTGCTGTTCGCCTGTGTCGGCGTGATCTACAGCGCGACCGGCACCCGGATGGTCGGCGACATGGCGGGGCTCGCGGGCCGGATGCCGGTCACCGCGGCGGCGTTCGTCGCGGGCTCGTTCGGCTACATGGGTCTGCCCTTCATGTCCGGCTTCATGGGTGAGTACTTCATCTTCCAGGGCGCGTTCGACTCCTTCCCCGGTTCGCCGGTGTTCACCGCGGTCGCGATGTTCGGCATCGTGCTCGTGGCTGGCTACCTGCTGTTCGCGATGCAGCGGGCGCTGTTCGGCGAGTTCCGGGTCGACGGGAGCTCGACGGTCCGGCGGGCGGCGGTCCACGACCTCGCCCCGCTCGTGGTGCTCATCGCGTGCGTGATCGTGCTCGGGAGCGCGCCCCACCTGATCTTCTCGATGATCGCGGATGCGGTCGGGCCGCTCCTGGGAGGTGGGCTGTAG
- the nuoL gene encoding NADH-quinone oxidoreductase subunit L: MAALDYTPAIAVLPLVSFVIALFAGRFLPKKGAFAGIIATAGSLVLSAWTALAVAGGATTNTRLYTFAATGGFDLHLGVLIDPLAALMLLIVSLVSFLVHVFSLGFMNDENETGIPRYYAGLGLFTASMLGFVMADNLFMAFMFFEMVGFCSWLLIGHWFKRDAPASAAKKAFLVTRFGDYFLLVGLVGILATFGTASFAGQGSFPALAEAALSGNLVGLTTFGLSPAGWFSILGLLVLGGVIGKSAQFPLHTWLPDAMEGPTPVSALIHAATMVAAGVYLVARMYGFYALLPTVLAVIAFVGGFTALFAASMAVVKRDIKQVLAYSTISQYGYMTLALGAGGYTAAVFHLMTHAFFKALLFLGAGSVIIATHHTQDMWDLGGLKERLPTTYWTFVVASLALAGIFPFAGFWSKDEVLYEALSAGLSSPVILIAYAFGLIAVFVTGFYTLRMVLLTFHGEPRSDAARNAHGVGWSVKAPLVVLGVLAVVAGFVNMLPVAEVLNLDITYLEHWLAHGVGNATGEHYYELVEEFAGYGAASVSALLAAVVSLVVALAGAGLAYALYSGRSPRSHTDRLGALKPLLMHNYYQDEYQVWLANGTTRIARAVGTFDNGVVDGVVNGVSSISLFSGDRIKRLQTGLVTNYAALLSLGLVVLLVAFGLLGGWF; this comes from the coding sequence ATGGCGGCACTCGACTACACACCCGCGATAGCGGTCCTCCCGCTCGTCTCGTTCGTGATCGCGCTGTTCGCCGGCCGCTTCCTCCCGAAGAAGGGGGCGTTCGCCGGCATCATCGCCACCGCCGGTTCGCTGGTCCTCTCGGCGTGGACCGCGCTCGCCGTCGCCGGCGGCGCGACCACGAACACCCGGCTCTACACCTTCGCCGCCACCGGCGGGTTCGACCTCCATCTGGGGGTCCTGATCGACCCGCTCGCGGCGTTGATGCTCCTCATCGTCTCGCTGGTCTCGTTCCTCGTCCACGTCTTCAGCCTCGGCTTCATGAACGACGAGAACGAGACCGGCATCCCGCGTTACTACGCCGGGCTCGGCCTCTTCACCGCGAGCATGCTCGGCTTCGTGATGGCCGACAACCTCTTCATGGCGTTCATGTTCTTCGAGATGGTCGGCTTCTGCTCGTGGCTCCTGATCGGCCACTGGTTCAAGCGCGACGCGCCCGCGAGCGCAGCGAAGAAGGCCTTCCTCGTCACCCGCTTCGGGGACTACTTCCTCCTCGTCGGCCTCGTCGGCATCCTCGCCACCTTCGGGACGGCCTCGTTCGCCGGCCAGGGGAGCTTCCCGGCGCTCGCCGAGGCCGCGCTCTCGGGGAACCTGGTCGGGCTCACGACGTTCGGGCTCTCGCCCGCCGGCTGGTTCTCGATACTCGGCCTGCTCGTGCTCGGCGGCGTGATCGGCAAATCCGCCCAGTTCCCGCTCCACACCTGGCTCCCCGACGCGATGGAGGGCCCCACGCCGGTTTCGGCCCTCATCCACGCCGCGACGATGGTCGCCGCCGGGGTCTACCTCGTCGCCCGGATGTACGGCTTCTACGCGCTCTTGCCCACCGTGCTCGCCGTCATCGCGTTCGTCGGCGGCTTCACCGCGCTCTTCGCGGCGTCGATGGCCGTCGTCAAGCGTGACATCAAGCAGGTGCTCGCCTACTCCACCATCTCGCAGTACGGCTACATGACCCTCGCGCTGGGCGCGGGTGGCTACACCGCCGCGGTCTTCCACCTCATGACCCACGCCTTCTTCAAGGCGCTGCTGTTCCTCGGTGCCGGCTCGGTGATCATCGCGACCCACCACACCCAGGACATGTGGGACCTCGGCGGGCTGAAGGAGCGCCTCCCGACGACCTACTGGACGTTCGTGGTGGCCTCGCTCGCGCTCGCGGGGATCTTCCCGTTCGCGGGCTTCTGGTCGAAGGACGAGGTGCTCTACGAGGCGCTCTCGGCCGGGCTGAGTTCGCCCGTGATCCTCATCGCCTACGCCTTCGGGCTGATCGCGGTGTTCGTCACCGGCTTTTACACCCTGCGGATGGTGTTGCTCACGTTCCACGGCGAGCCACGGAGCGACGCCGCCCGGAACGCCCACGGCGTCGGCTGGAGCGTGAAGGCCCCGCTCGTGGTGCTCGGCGTGCTCGCGGTCGTCGCCGGGTTCGTCAACATGCTGCCCGTCGCCGAGGTCCTGAACCTCGACATCACGTACCTCGAACACTGGCTCGCCCACGGCGTCGGGAACGCCACCGGCGAGCACTACTACGAGCTCGTCGAGGAGTTCGCCGGCTACGGTGCGGCGTCGGTGTCGGCGCTGCTCGCCGCGGTCGTCTCGCTGGTGGTCGCCCTCGCCGGCGCGGGACTCGCCTACGCCCTCTACAGCGGTCGTTCCCCGCGGTCCCACACCGACCGCCTCGGCGCGCTCAAACCCCTCCTCATGCACAACTACTACCAGGACGAGTACCAGGTCTGGCTCGCGAACGGCACCACCCGCATCGCCCGCGCGGTCGGCACCTTCGACAACGGCGTCGTCGACGGCGTCGTCAACGGCGTATCGAGCATCAGCCTCTTCTCCGGGGACCGCATCAAACGGCTCCAGACGGGGCTCGTCACCAACTACGCCGCGCTGCTCTCGCTCGGGCTCGTGGTCCTGCTGGTGGCCTTCGGCCTGCTCGGGGGGTGGTTCTGA
- the nuoK gene encoding NADH-quinone oxidoreductase subunit NuoK → MVPIEYYLLLSAGLFCIGLFGILTRRNALLYLMCVELMLTAGNVNLVAFSFQHGNLTGQVFSLFVIALAAAEVAVGIGIVLVLYRNFRGVDVTEATTMRW, encoded by the coding sequence ATGGTTCCGATCGAGTACTACCTCCTGCTCTCGGCGGGGCTGTTCTGCATCGGGCTCTTCGGCATCCTCACCCGCCGGAACGCCCTGTTGTACCTGATGTGCGTCGAGCTCATGCTCACCGCGGGCAACGTCAACCTCGTCGCCTTCTCGTTCCAACACGGCAACCTCACCGGCCAGGTGTTCAGCCTGTTCGTGATCGCGCTCGCGGCGGCGGAGGTCGCCGTCGGTATCGGCATCGTGCTCGTCCTCTACCGCAACTTCCGTGGCGTCGACGTCACCGAAGCAACGACCATGAGGTGGTAA
- a CDS encoding NADH-quinone oxidoreductase subunit J — protein sequence MPYETVAFALFALVTVLSALGVVLMEDVWHSALMLGAALLSVAIHYIMMSAEFLAAMQILVYVGGVLILISFAVMLTRTDDATEATS from the coding sequence ATCCCGTACGAGACGGTCGCGTTCGCGCTGTTCGCGCTCGTCACGGTTCTCAGTGCCCTCGGCGTCGTCCTGATGGAGGACGTCTGGCACTCCGCGTTGATGCTCGGGGCGGCGCTGTTGAGCGTCGCCATCCACTACATCATGATGAGCGCGGAGTTCCTCGCCGCGATGCAGATCCTGGTCTACGTCGGCGGCGTGTTGATCCTGATCTCCTTCGCCGTGATGCTCACCCGCACCGACGACGCGACGGAGGCCACCTCGTGA
- a CDS encoding RIO1 family regulatory kinase/ATPase domain-containing protein, giving the protein MAFRRFVRGRVEWSALEAVCREVAVRYDQRVARVVFLETDNWLSTPCVVNDRWFVKVISPRNALVHGLFTTGRNLGMFSSGTEGFFERFANPVEMAEHELAATRRIREIGLNAPEPLEAFAYDEFGVLVLEYLPAFRTIEDLLPAEVREVAPEFFASLARMHDAGLGHGDLRAENVLVADGDLYFIDATSLRGSGAADARAYDLACGLAALEPTVGARGAVDAAADHYSIVDLLAARDFLSFIDMRPDHDFDAALLRGEIEKRAA; this is encoded by the coding sequence GTGGCCTTTCGTCGATTCGTTCGCGGGCGGGTGGAGTGGTCGGCCCTCGAAGCCGTCTGCCGCGAGGTCGCAGTCCGGTACGACCAGCGGGTCGCGCGCGTCGTCTTCCTCGAGACCGACAACTGGCTCTCGACGCCCTGCGTCGTCAACGACCGCTGGTTCGTGAAGGTCATCAGCCCGCGGAACGCGCTGGTCCACGGCCTCTTCACCACCGGCCGCAACCTGGGGATGTTCTCGAGCGGCACCGAGGGCTTTTTCGAGCGCTTTGCGAACCCCGTCGAGATGGCCGAACACGAACTCGCCGCCACCCGGCGGATCCGCGAGATCGGGCTCAACGCACCCGAACCCCTCGAAGCGTTCGCCTACGACGAGTTCGGCGTGCTCGTCCTCGAATACCTCCCGGCTTTTCGGACCATCGAGGATCTGCTGCCCGCCGAAGTGCGCGAGGTGGCCCCCGAGTTCTTCGCCTCGCTGGCCCGGATGCACGACGCGGGCCTCGGCCACGGCGACCTCCGGGCGGAGAACGTGCTCGTGGCCGACGGCGACCTCTACTTCATCGACGCCACGAGCCTCCGCGGGTCCGGGGCCGCCGACGCCCGCGCCTACGACCTCGCGTGCGGCCTCGCGGCGCTCGAGCCCACGGTCGGCGCGCGCGGGGCGGTCGACGCCGCCGCGGACCACTACTCCATCGTGGACCTGCTCGCCGCCCGGGATTTCCTGAGCTTCATCGACATGCGCCCGGACCACGACTTCGACGCCGCGCTCCTCCGGGGCGAGATCGAAAAACGCGCGGCGTAG
- a CDS encoding helix-turn-helix transcriptional regulator, with product MSELREIVECLCNSPQRLEILDVLGDARMDVREVMEALDSPRSTVQRNLSVLEEQGWVERTSSGYTATTIGDLLCREFVEMGETATKIERMAPFLNTVDAPEEVAVDRLSDVLVTTPEPTRPYFPRKRLLEIFGEEVDRVRGLLPVVSSFSVEEARRADADNEPNGEYVVSSAAFDALHDQYAGEGVDGAEIDPPAHIDVWVYNGDLPYGLFVSDDALALAAYDEFGRMQVLVESTSETAIKWGKRVYEAYRRQSTPPSEAATPSVAGDRELVE from the coding sequence ATGAGCGAGCTCCGTGAGATCGTTGAATGCCTCTGCAACTCGCCTCAGCGGCTTGAAATACTCGACGTGCTCGGTGACGCACGGATGGACGTTCGTGAGGTGATGGAGGCGCTAGACAGCCCCCGATCTACCGTCCAACGCAACCTCTCAGTTCTGGAAGAACAAGGCTGGGTTGAGAGGACAAGCTCTGGATATACGGCAACTACCATCGGTGACCTCCTCTGTAGGGAGTTCGTAGAGATGGGTGAAACAGCCACCAAAATCGAACGCATGGCTCCGTTCTTAAACACGGTGGATGCACCTGAAGAGGTTGCCGTCGACCGATTGAGTGACGTACTCGTAACGACACCCGAGCCAACTCGACCATACTTCCCGAGGAAGCGACTGTTGGAGATTTTCGGGGAGGAGGTCGATCGCGTCCGGGGGCTTTTGCCGGTTGTCTCCTCCTTCTCGGTCGAAGAGGCCCGTCGTGCGGATGCTGACAACGAACCCAATGGCGAGTACGTCGTCTCGTCAGCTGCATTCGATGCGCTTCACGACCAGTACGCCGGCGAGGGTGTTGACGGGGCGGAGATAGACCCGCCTGCTCATATCGATGTTTGGGTGTATAACGGCGATCTTCCGTACGGGCTGTTCGTCTCCGATGACGCACTCGCGCTCGCTGCCTACGACGAGTTCGGCCGGATGCAAGTGCTAGTCGAATCGACTAGCGAGACGGCCATCAAATGGGGGAAACGAGTCTATGAGGCGTACAGACGTCAGTCCACCCCGCCCTCCGAGGCAGCTACTCCGTCGGTAGCGGGCGATAGGGAATTGGTCGAGTAG
- a CDS encoding twin-arginine translocation signal domain-containing protein — MPERHEANETAETKNHTGVNRRRFVKALGVTGGTAIAGSVFSSSAMAAEPSRPSVKSSEPVTGSDLGQLISETKSQDDVTNVMNTQMRETIQSGVALEVAPSEQSGHIVSKNISSHTSASDVDSLAEDDLLVSAVEHTLEDGNKMTTVALGNNDNLITRQKYEKVTNSIKDRAVLWNIVGENVEDMMLISNSSSFNGTPTESLAEISASACKCNPAPAPEKGKHRRVCKAVRVNCILSSCGGACFWCSALGPAACLTCAAGACGYLIGTCCSRWKRECTGCPSV; from the coding sequence ATGCCCGAACGACATGAGGCGAATGAGACAGCAGAGACCAAGAATCACACTGGAGTGAATCGTCGTCGATTCGTCAAGGCTCTTGGTGTGACTGGAGGTACCGCTATCGCTGGAAGCGTGTTCTCTTCATCGGCAATGGCTGCTGAGCCTTCCCGACCTTCGGTCAAAAGTAGTGAGCCGGTTACTGGTAGTGACTTAGGACAGCTAATAAGTGAGACCAAGAGCCAGGATGATGTTACGAATGTAATGAATACACAGATGCGAGAGACTATACAGAGTGGAGTAGCTTTGGAGGTGGCCCCTAGTGAGCAATCCGGGCACATTGTTTCAAAAAACATCTCAAGCCACACAAGTGCGAGCGACGTCGATAGTTTAGCTGAAGATGACCTCCTTGTCTCCGCTGTTGAGCACACCCTTGAGGATGGAAATAAGATGACGACGGTGGCACTTGGAAATAATGATAACCTCATAACTCGGCAGAAATATGAGAAAGTAACGAATAGTATAAAAGATAGGGCTGTCTTGTGGAATATTGTTGGCGAAAACGTAGAAGACATGATGTTGATTTCCAACAGCTCTAGTTTTAATGGCACTCCAACTGAGTCATTAGCGGAAATTAGTGCTAGTGCTTGTAAGTGTAACCCAGCTCCTGCACCGGAGAAGGGCAAACATCGACGTGTTTGTAAGGCAGTACGTGTGAACTGTATACTATCTAGTTGTGGTGGAGCGTGCTTTTGGTGTAGTGCTCTCGGTCCAGCTGCGTGTTTGACCTGTGCGGCTGGTGCATGTGGTTATCTCATTGGAACCTGCTGTTCCCGTTGGAAAAGAGAGTGTACCGGGTGCCCCTCCGTTTAA
- a CDS encoding aldehyde dehydrogenase family protein has translation MSQQVAEPFEQYIGGEWTEGDGEETFESTNPATGETLGEFHRGTDADVDRALAAADDAFEEWAALSYTDRAEYLWEIYNELKDRHEELGEIVTKECGKEISEGKADVNEAWDMVEWAAADARHPHGDVVPSEIAGKDAYMRRKPKGVVGCITPWNFPVAIPFWHMAVALVEGNTVVWKPAEQTPWCGQIIAEMFESTGIPDGVFNMVQGYGDAGEAIVEDERVATVLFTGSAEVGHEIAGKVGGEAGKLAACEMGGKNGIVVTAEADLDVAVHSAVMSSFKTTGQRCVSAERVIVHEDLYDEFKDRFVETAKNVSVGDPLNEDTFMGPLIEGEHREKVTGYNDLAHEEDVEVLVDRTELDSNEIPDGHEDGVWVGPFVYEADHEADLRVTEEEVFGPHVALMPYSGDIEKAVEIHNDTEYGLAGAIISEDYREINYFRDNAEIGLAYGNLPCIGAEIQLPFGGVKKSGNGYPSAREVIEAVTERTAWTLNNADGIEMAQGLSADILTDD, from the coding sequence ATGAGTCAACAAGTCGCGGAGCCGTTCGAGCAGTACATCGGCGGCGAGTGGACCGAGGGGGACGGCGAGGAGACCTTCGAGAGCACGAACCCGGCGACGGGCGAGACGCTCGGCGAGTTCCACCGGGGCACCGACGCGGACGTCGACCGCGCGCTCGCGGCCGCCGACGACGCCTTCGAGGAGTGGGCCGCGCTCTCCTACACCGACCGGGCCGAGTACCTCTGGGAGATCTACAACGAGCTCAAGGACCGCCACGAGGAGTTAGGGGAAATCGTCACCAAGGAGTGCGGCAAGGAGATATCGGAGGGGAAGGCCGACGTCAACGAGGCCTGGGACATGGTCGAGTGGGCCGCCGCCGACGCCCGTCACCCTCACGGCGACGTCGTCCCCTCCGAAATCGCCGGGAAGGACGCCTACATGCGCCGGAAGCCGAAGGGCGTCGTCGGTTGTATCACGCCGTGGAACTTCCCGGTCGCGATCCCGTTCTGGCACATGGCCGTCGCGCTGGTCGAAGGGAACACGGTGGTCTGGAAACCCGCCGAACAGACCCCATGGTGCGGCCAGATCATCGCCGAGATGTTCGAGAGTACTGGCATTCCGGACGGCGTCTTCAACATGGTCCAGGGCTACGGCGACGCCGGCGAGGCCATCGTCGAGGACGAGCGCGTCGCGACGGTGCTGTTCACCGGGTCGGCGGAGGTCGGCCACGAGATCGCCGGTAAGGTCGGCGGCGAAGCCGGCAAGCTCGCGGCGTGTGAGATGGGCGGGAAGAACGGGATCGTCGTCACGGCGGAAGCCGACCTCGACGTCGCGGTCCACTCGGCGGTGATGAGTTCGTTCAAGACGACGGGTCAACGGTGTGTCTCCGCCGAACGCGTCATCGTCCACGAGGACCTCTACGACGAGTTCAAGGACCGCTTCGTCGAGACCGCCAAGAACGTCTCGGTCGGCGACCCCCTGAACGAGGACACGTTCATGGGGCCCCTGATCGAAGGCGAACACAGGGAGAAGGTCACGGGCTACAACGACCTCGCGCACGAGGAGGACGTCGAGGTGCTGGTCGACCGCACCGAACTCGATAGCAACGAGATCCCCGACGGCCACGAGGACGGCGTCTGGGTCGGCCCGTTCGTCTACGAGGCCGACCACGAGGCGGACCTGCGAGTCACGGAGGAGGAGGTCTTCGGCCCGCACGTCGCGCTCATGCCCTACTCGGGCGACATCGAGAAAGCGGTCGAGATCCACAACGACACCGAGTACGGGCTGGCGGGCGCGATCATCTCGGAGGACTACCGCGAGATCAACTACTTCCGTGACAACGCCGAGATCGGGCTGGCCTACGGCAACCTCCCGTGTATCGGCGCGGAGATCCAGCTCCCGTTCGGCGGCGTGAAGAAGTCCGGCAACGGCTACCCGAGCGCGCGGGAAGTCATCGAGGCCGTCACCGAACGCACCGCCTGGACGCTCAACAACGCCGACGGGATCGAGATGGCACAGGGGCTCTCGGCGGACATCCTGACCGACGACTGA